A single window of Senegalia massiliensis DNA harbors:
- a CDS encoding 2Fe-2S iron-sulfur cluster-binding protein — MYINIEFKKSGKTVKTYPGYTLLQIARANKIPILSPCGGNALCGGCRVKVLEGNDIIDVSAEEYNKLSDEQIEDNWRLSCSFIPYKDIVVDA; from the coding sequence ATGTACATTAATATAGAATTTAAAAAGAGTGGAAAAACTGTGAAAACTTATCCAGGATATACATTATTACAAATTGCTCGTGCAAATAAAATACCTATATTATCCCCCTGTGGTGGAAATGCATTATGTGGAGGCTGTAGAGTAAAAGTACTTGAGGGGAATGATATTATTGATGTAAGTGCTGAAGAATATAATAAATTATCTGATGAGCAAATAGAAGATAACTGGAGGTTATCTTGTAGTTTTATTCCATATAAAGATATTGTAGTAGATGCTTAG
- a CDS encoding PD-(D/E)XK nuclease family protein: MSRKIIFFGDINNNFKNKLIDEARKYISNNNCEKMNYILPSRDLLMKYRKLLLSEVKGAFNLNVITFDDIVDKLIDKSIYTEIQDIAKKIILKDILKKLEQQGKIKYYKDIIKNDSFIESLIYIIGEIKRSLVKSEDIKVEENQHIKFKEIFYIYKEYQLFLYNNNLLDKEEVFLKSINNFEKNKSAFENLELIIIDEFFDFRSQEFEMIKQLSKMNIDILINIPYKTDKEYITIRKTIERLEDLGFILKQKENDQKDLFDKLGIELFSNKKNENVDTSKINIIRADNLNLEIMKIANDIKEDVLGKILPNKIAVITDDLNNYGKLMREKLNSYNIPCNLDKKEKMFNIPIARDILNILDLINDNNIRNVVKVLKSPYLNIDYNISEEIIEKRLNYLYDNYNESNVHIAISKEKEKLNYLINASNDKKHNQQLETIQIIESEINILLEKIPELNSIRYPQDIIKVLNTLLIDYKIKDNIEELYQLHKDEDIYYRDVAFINNLNMIFEKLETYTDIIPNNNFDIKYFMNLLKDLFKEEEIIIKEKDKNGVHIISPSLSRGLEFENIYILGLSEGNYPKTKKNNWFFNKKNMNLLNRKGIIYPSNREIYDKEKLLFAISISRAKSKLVLSYCNENTSELSIPSIFIEEVSKNIGLDDKYIENINSDYIFKKDLINLYNNEELLQNILYRYSKGEDMSREINMYNTIDKYAISKIMSNINVEFKRNSHEFSEFDGNINEEYNFIDKTFSITSLETYGQCPMKYFFKYVLNINEEEKEKDFDNRDKGNIYHMVLAEFYSRYKNKIYDYIDNKIVEIKNIEDIVTKILIRIVKNELQIKNINKMWNLRIEFMKKVILEFLYQDLNRLKEKQIYPKFFEYKFGYKEDFILETEYFNVKLLGKIDRIDIKDEKIIIYDYKTSQGLKLKDIEKGTSLQLPIYLMAMKKRGYEILSGGYIVLNDKKYINILAKKESKDILGEKKTLNEEKWQDIIEITKDKINRYIHGIKSGDFFVKPQECSPYCPYKEICRYNKERIDGKDVEYDKTYREPETSY, from the coding sequence ATGAGTAGAAAAATAATTTTCTTTGGTGATATAAATAATAATTTTAAAAATAAATTAATAGATGAGGCAAGAAAATACATAAGTAATAATAATTGTGAAAAAATGAATTACATACTTCCCTCTAGAGACTTGCTTATGAAATATAGAAAATTATTATTGAGTGAAGTTAAAGGAGCATTTAACTTAAATGTAATAACATTTGATGACATAGTAGATAAATTAATTGATAAATCAATTTATACTGAGATACAAGATATAGCAAAGAAAATAATATTAAAAGATATATTAAAAAAATTAGAGCAACAAGGAAAAATTAAATATTATAAAGATATAATAAAAAATGATAGTTTTATAGAATCTTTAATTTATATAATAGGTGAAATAAAAAGATCTTTAGTAAAATCTGAAGATATAAAGGTTGAAGAAAATCAACATATAAAGTTCAAAGAGATATTTTATATTTATAAAGAATATCAATTATTTTTATATAACAATAATTTATTAGATAAAGAAGAAGTTTTTTTAAAATCAATAAATAATTTCGAAAAAAATAAAAGTGCTTTTGAAAACTTAGAATTAATAATAATAGATGAGTTTTTTGACTTTAGATCACAAGAATTTGAAATGATTAAGCAATTGTCCAAAATGAATATAGATATTTTAATAAACATTCCATATAAAACAGATAAAGAATATATAACTATAAGAAAAACAATAGAAAGATTAGAAGATTTAGGTTTTATATTAAAACAAAAGGAAAATGACCAAAAAGATTTATTTGATAAATTAGGAATTGAATTATTTTCTAATAAAAAGAATGAAAATGTTGATACTAGTAAAATAAATATAATAAGAGCAGATAATTTGAATTTGGAAATTATGAAAATAGCTAATGATATAAAAGAGGATGTACTAGGTAAAATACTTCCAAATAAAATAGCTGTTATTACTGATGATTTAAATAATTATGGTAAATTGATGAGAGAAAAGTTAAATAGTTATAATATACCTTGTAATTTAGATAAAAAAGAAAAAATGTTTAATATACCTATAGCAAGAGATATATTAAATATATTAGATTTAATAAATGATAATAATATAAGAAATGTAGTTAAAGTATTAAAGTCACCTTATTTAAATATAGATTATAATATATCTGAAGAAATTATAGAGAAGAGATTAAATTATCTATACGACAATTATAACGAAAGTAATGTTCATATTGCAATATCTAAAGAAAAGGAAAAATTAAATTATTTAATAAATGCATCTAATGACAAAAAACATAATCAACAATTAGAAACTATCCAAATAATAGAATCTGAAATTAATATATTATTAGAAAAAATACCTGAGTTAAATTCAATAAGATATCCACAAGATATTATAAAAGTGCTAAACACTTTATTAATAGATTATAAAATAAAAGATAATATAGAAGAATTATATCAGTTACATAAGGATGAAGATATATATTATAGAGATGTAGCCTTTATTAATAATTTAAATATGATATTTGAAAAATTGGAAACTTATACTGATATTATTCCAAATAATAATTTTGATATAAAATACTTTATGAATTTATTAAAAGACTTGTTTAAAGAGGAAGAAATAATAATAAAAGAAAAAGATAAGAATGGAGTACATATAATAAGCCCTTCATTATCAAGAGGATTGGAGTTTGAAAATATATATATATTAGGATTAAGTGAAGGTAATTATCCTAAAACAAAGAAAAATAATTGGTTTTTTAATAAGAAAAACATGAATTTATTAAATAGAAAAGGGATTATATATCCATCTAATAGAGAAATATATGATAAAGAGAAATTATTATTTGCTATATCAATTTCTAGAGCAAAATCAAAATTAGTACTATCATATTGTAATGAAAATACATCTGAACTTTCAATACCATCTATTTTTATAGAGGAAGTATCTAAAAATATAGGTTTAGATGATAAATATATAGAAAATATAAACAGTGATTATATATTTAAAAAAGATTTAATAAATCTATATAATAATGAAGAATTACTTCAAAATATATTATATAGATATTCCAAAGGTGAAGATATGTCTCGTGAAATTAATATGTATAATACTATAGATAAATATGCTATATCTAAAATAATGAGCAATATTAATGTAGAGTTTAAAAGAAATTCCCATGAATTTAGTGAATTTGATGGAAATATTAATGAAGAATATAATTTTATTGATAAAACATTTAGTATAACTAGTCTTGAAACATATGGACAATGTCCTATGAAATACTTTTTTAAATATGTATTAAATATTAATGAGGAAGAAAAAGAGAAAGATTTTGACAATAGGGATAAAGGAAATATTTATCACATGGTATTAGCAGAATTTTATTCTAGATATAAAAATAAAATTTATGATTATATTGATAATAAAATTGTTGAAATTAAAAATATAGAAGATATTGTAACTAAAATACTTATAAGGATAGTAAAAAATGAATTACAAATAAAAAATATAAATAAAATGTGGAATTTAAGAATAGAGTTTATGAAAAAAGTTATTTTAGAGTTTTTATATCAAGATTTAAATAGATTAAAAGAAAAGCAAATTTATCCTAAATTTTTTGAATATAAATTTGGTTATAAAGAAGATTTCATTTTAGAAACTGAATATTTTAATGTGAAATTATTAGGAAAAATAGATAGAATAGATATAAAAGATGAAAAAATAATAATATATGATTATAAAACTTCTCAGGGATTAAAATTAAAAGATATTGAGAAAGGGACAAGCCTTCAATTACCTATATATTTAATGGCTATGAAGAAGAGAGGTTATGAAATATTATCAGGAGGATATATAGTTTTAAATGATAAAAAGTATATAAATATTTTAGCTAAAAAAGAGTCTAAAGATATACTAGGTGAAAAGAAAACTTTAAATGAAGAAAAATGGCAGGATATTATAGAAATAACTAAAGACAAAATCAATAGATATATTCATGGTATAAAATCAGGTGATTTTTTTGTAAAGCCTCAAGAATGTAGCCCTTATTGCCCTTATAAAGAAATATGTAGATACAATAAGGAAAGAATAGATGGGAAGGATGTAGAGTATGATAAAACTTACAGAGAGCCAGAAACAAGCTATTAA
- a CDS encoding UvrD-helicase domain-containing protein has protein sequence MIKLTESQKQAINTINENLAVNAGAGSGKTKVLVDRYIKILENGNLDKYSEIESIVAITFTKKAQGEMKERIRKRVIEKIEEESKEKEYWKRIYEDLEMANISTIHAFCSKMLSENPIESSVQPNFKILEEYEKNKFIEEILNDIFTVQIEKDNQIYKFLQYFTPFSIEESMHTDNIIQTLKKIYLDIRTTGKDINYIENLTLENIENLKIDSSNLGDIKEKVLYLIENSRKNSKLAKLKNDEIWLEFYNKQSNEIKKEDLFNIAYIKENLGKNKKLQENIDEVKGVINNLLVMLEKLNKDIYIFTFYILKLLDKKYSEKKQKLSKLDYEDLQILTLQLFDNKNILNHYINKFKYIMIDEFQDTDNLQKNILYKLCSLNKALDRNNLFVVGDPKQSIYRFRGADVSIFDKVSKDISNKNDELIINLDDNFRTVNTIMKVINDFFIKLMGGKYQVLNSNKSTENEIDVEILKNDEIEIPNDENKSEYNKKIEADLIAKRIKLSVDKGEYNYRDFAMLFRSMTDISLYESAFKKYNIPFSNFSGEGLLYLEQIVDIMNALKAINNNDDIISFIGFLRSSMIGVSDSTLYKHFYYYEDFIENKEKDKLEFAYSIIKRFNKLKKILRVDELLIELLKTTKFKETCLLLDDNIQKISNIEKFIDFTKKLVYEENLELNEFIKYIDDFKKYGQDIEKDNVNSLDSKGVSIMTIHKSKGLQFKVIIIPQTSKPFRNNNSDILFSKYKGLGIKHIDENQKKSKELSFIYSNILENEIIEDFEENKRILYVAMTRAEEKLILGSQSLGRNYKNSFKSMIEENISTENIKYINNIDLEYEKISRVKNFQESHLKKRDIDTNIFPLININNSIKKKFETLSISAYMKFKNCQRSFYYEYYKKSPVINFNNSKGNMNNTLSSIEKGVLVHRICELYNPDIDKYNLIKKVFQEKNINITADKINEILPYINNYIDMNDFHNKKQYNEIHFYYNILDIKLSGVIDKIIVDGNRATIIDFKTNDVKNKKYILEQYSTQMQLYTSVVKDLYKINVEKARIMLLKTGEYMDIDISEDALNENLNKIKKFITFVNTHNEELYYSKNTDKCIYCNHQKNCK, from the coding sequence ATGATAAAACTTACAGAGAGCCAGAAACAAGCTATTAATACAATAAATGAAAATTTAGCTGTAAATGCAGGAGCAGGAAGTGGAAAAACAAAAGTTTTAGTAGATAGATATATAAAAATTTTAGAAAATGGCAATCTAGATAAATATAGCGAAATTGAATCTATTGTTGCTATTACATTTACTAAAAAAGCCCAAGGTGAAATGAAAGAACGAATTAGAAAAAGAGTAATAGAAAAAATAGAAGAAGAATCTAAAGAAAAAGAGTATTGGAAAAGAATATATGAAGACTTAGAAATGGCTAATATATCAACAATTCATGCGTTTTGTTCAAAGATGTTGAGTGAAAATCCTATTGAAAGTAGTGTACAACCAAATTTTAAGATATTAGAAGAATATGAAAAGAATAAATTTATTGAAGAAATTTTAAATGATATATTTACTGTACAAATAGAGAAAGACAATCAAATATATAAATTTTTACAGTATTTCACTCCTTTTTCTATAGAAGAAAGTATGCATACGGACAATATAATACAGACCTTAAAAAAAATCTATTTAGATATAAGAACTACAGGTAAGGATATAAATTATATAGAAAATTTAACCCTTGAAAATATTGAGAATTTGAAAATAGATTCTTCAAACTTAGGTGATATAAAAGAAAAAGTATTATATTTAATAGAAAATTCACGTAAAAATTCAAAGTTAGCTAAATTAAAAAATGATGAAATATGGTTAGAGTTTTATAATAAACAGAGTAATGAAATAAAAAAAGAAGATTTATTTAATATTGCATATATAAAGGAAAATCTAGGAAAAAACAAGAAGTTACAAGAGAATATAGATGAAGTCAAAGGTGTTATTAATAATTTATTAGTAATGTTAGAAAAATTAAATAAAGATATATATATATTTACTTTTTATATACTAAAATTATTAGACAAAAAATATAGTGAAAAAAAACAAAAATTATCTAAATTAGATTATGAAGATTTACAAATATTGACTTTACAATTATTTGATAATAAAAATATACTAAATCATTATATAAATAAATTTAAATATATAATGATAGATGAATTTCAAGATACAGATAATTTACAAAAAAATATATTATATAAATTATGTTCATTAAATAAAGCTTTAGATAGAAATAATTTATTTGTAGTTGGTGATCCTAAGCAATCTATATATAGATTTAGAGGGGCAGATGTATCAATATTTGATAAAGTTTCAAAGGATATCTCTAATAAAAATGACGAATTAATAATTAATTTAGATGATAATTTTAGAACTGTAAACACAATAATGAAAGTAATAAATGACTTCTTTATAAAATTAATGGGAGGTAAATATCAAGTACTTAATTCAAATAAATCTACTGAGAATGAAATAGATGTGGAAATTTTAAAGAATGATGAAATTGAAATTCCAAATGATGAAAATAAAAGTGAATATAACAAAAAAATTGAAGCTGATTTAATAGCTAAAAGAATTAAGCTATCAGTTGATAAAGGAGAATATAATTATAGGGATTTTGCAATGCTTTTTAGAAGTATGACAGATATTTCATTATATGAATCAGCTTTTAAAAAATATAATATACCTTTTTCAAATTTTTCTGGTGAAGGGTTGCTATATTTAGAACAGATAGTAGATATAATGAATGCATTGAAAGCTATTAATAATAATGATGATATAATTTCTTTTATAGGCTTTTTAAGATCATCTATGATAGGAGTTTCAGATAGTACATTATATAAACATTTTTATTACTATGAAGATTTTATAGAAAACAAAGAAAAGGATAAATTAGAATTTGCTTATTCAATTATAAAAAGATTTAATAAGCTTAAAAAAATATTAAGGGTAGACGAATTATTAATAGAACTTTTAAAAACAACTAAATTTAAAGAAACTTGCTTGCTATTAGATGATAATATACAAAAGATATCTAATATAGAGAAGTTTATTGATTTTACAAAAAAATTAGTATATGAAGAAAATCTAGAGTTAAATGAATTTATAAAATATATAGATGACTTTAAAAAATATGGACAAGATATTGAAAAAGACAATGTGAATAGTTTAGATTCTAAAGGTGTAAGTATTATGACTATTCATAAATCAAAGGGTTTACAGTTTAAAGTAATAATTATACCTCAAACTTCAAAACCTTTTAGAAATAATAATTCAGATATTTTATTCTCAAAATATAAAGGCTTAGGCATAAAGCATATAGATGAAAATCAAAAAAAATCAAAGGAATTATCATTTATTTATTCTAATATATTAGAAAATGAAATCATTGAAGACTTTGAAGAAAATAAAAGAATATTGTATGTGGCTATGACTCGTGCTGAAGAAAAGCTAATACTTGGATCTCAATCTTTAGGAAGAAATTATAAAAATTCTTTTAAATCAATGATAGAAGAAAATATATCTACTGAAAATATAAAATATATAAATAATATAGATTTAGAATATGAGAAAATATCAAGAGTAAAGAACTTTCAAGAAAGTCATTTGAAAAAAAGAGATATAGATACAAATATATTTCCTTTAATTAATATAAATAATAGTATAAAAAAGAAATTTGAAACATTAAGTATAAGTGCTTATATGAAATTTAAAAATTGTCAGAGAAGCTTTTATTATGAATATTATAAAAAAAGTCCTGTAATTAATTTTAATAACTCTAAAGGTAATATGAATAATACATTATCTAGTATTGAAAAAGGAGTTTTAGTTCATAGAATATGTGAATTATATAATCCAGACATAGATAAGTATAATTTAATTAAAAAGGTTTTTCAAGAAAAAAATATAAATATTACAGCAGATAAAATAAATGAAATTCTACCATATATAAATAATTACATAGACATGAATGACTTTCATAATAAAAAGCAATACAATGAAATTCATTTTTATTATAATATATTAGATATTAAATTATCCGGTGTTATTGATAAAATAATAGTTGATGGTAATAGAGCAACGATAATTGACTTTAAAACTAATGATGTAAAAAATAAAAAATATATATTAGAGCAATATTCTACACAAATGCAATTATATACTTCAGTTGTAAAGGATCTATATAAAATTAATGTGGAAAAAGCTAGAATTATGTTACTTAAAACAGGAGAATATATGGATATTGATATATCAGAAGATGCTTTAAACGAGAACTTGAATAAAATAAAAAAATTTATTACTTTTGTAAACACGCATAATGAAGAATTATATTATAGTAAAAATACAGACAAATGTATATATTGTAATCATCAAAAAAACTGTAAATAA
- a CDS encoding Na+/H+ antiporter NhaC family protein — protein MDYGWLAIIPPLVAIVLAFITKRVLISLFIGIFTGGLIISGWNPFSGTVYTLDTVVGSITDEWNASLLLFNLLMGSGVAFIWRLGGSEALTAWARKKIKTRKAAGIGAWILGIVIFFNDYVNAAIVGNVFRDISEEHKISSERLSYILDSTAAPVATFFISDWIAFQIGMVKTGMETAGIDSIQPFTAYLYSIPLNLYCIFAVLLVGMLVITGRDFGPMLKAEHRAVTEGKIVRDGAKPMLDVNYELGEPKDTKPMLITFFLPLIVLVGVTLFGFWFTGRGAGGITDILGASDPAKALLWGAFAMSITGIVMALSTKIMTLSEAMDTFVDGLKLMLLACVILVMAWSLGSITAEMKLDEFIVKAIPPNLPFVFVPMLIFGLGMLISFATGTSWGTMTILTPIAIPLAYALTNDAYLSVAMAGVVFSGAIFGDHCSPISDTTVLASIFSGADHIDHVSTQVPYAITTAIVAVFMYLLWGQFNITPLILIPLGITLLFGLMYWLSKLSRKKYGINPKTKRKIRKKENI, from the coding sequence ATGGATTATGGGTGGCTAGCCATTATTCCACCACTAGTAGCAATAGTATTAGCATTTATCACAAAAAGGGTATTAATTTCTTTATTTATAGGTATATTTACAGGAGGACTTATAATTTCTGGATGGAATCCTTTTTCTGGTACTGTATATACTTTGGATACAGTAGTAGGTTCTATTACAGATGAATGGAATGCATCATTATTATTATTTAATCTACTCATGGGTTCAGGGGTAGCATTTATCTGGAGACTTGGAGGTAGTGAAGCTCTTACTGCTTGGGCAAGAAAAAAGATTAAAACGAGAAAGGCAGCTGGAATAGGGGCTTGGATACTTGGTATTGTAATATTTTTTAATGATTATGTAAATGCTGCAATAGTGGGTAATGTTTTTAGAGATATTTCAGAAGAACATAAAATATCTTCAGAAAGATTATCCTACATATTAGATTCTACTGCGGCACCAGTTGCAACATTTTTTATATCAGATTGGATAGCATTTCAAATAGGTATGGTAAAGACAGGTATGGAAACAGCAGGTATAGATAGTATACAACCATTCACAGCATATCTTTATAGTATACCGTTAAATCTTTATTGTATATTTGCAGTATTACTTGTAGGTATGCTTGTAATAACAGGAAGAGATTTTGGTCCAATGCTTAAAGCGGAACATAGGGCTGTAACAGAAGGTAAAATAGTTCGTGATGGTGCAAAACCAATGCTTGATGTTAATTATGAATTAGGTGAGCCAAAGGATACAAAACCAATGCTTATAACATTCTTTTTACCTTTAATAGTACTTGTAGGTGTTACACTATTTGGTTTTTGGTTTACAGGTAGAGGTGCAGGAGGCATAACTGATATATTGGGAGCTTCTGATCCAGCAAAAGCTTTACTTTGGGGAGCATTTGCAATGTCTATAACTGGTATAGTAATGGCACTTTCCACAAAAATAATGACATTATCTGAAGCAATGGATACTTTTGTAGATGGTCTTAAGCTTATGTTACTTGCTTGTGTAATTCTTGTAATGGCATGGAGTTTAGGGTCAATAACTGCAGAGATGAAATTAGATGAATTCATAGTAAAAGCAATACCTCCGAATTTACCATTTGTATTTGTACCAATGTTAATATTTGGTTTAGGTATGCTTATTTCATTTGCAACAGGTACATCTTGGGGAACTATGACAATACTTACCCCTATAGCTATACCACTTGCTTATGCATTAACTAATGATGCATATTTATCTGTAGCTATGGCTGGAGTAGTATTTTCAGGAGCTATATTTGGAGATCATTGTTCACCAATATCAGATACAACTGTACTTGCATCAATATTTTCAGGAGCAGACCATATAGATCATGTTTCAACACAAGTACCTTATGCAATAACTACAGCAATAGTTGCAGTATTTATGTATCTATTATGGGGACAATTTAACATAACACCATTAATACTTATACCACTTGGAATAACTTTATTATTTGGTCTTATGTACTGGTTATCTAAATTATCTAGAAAGAAATATGGTATAAATCCTAAAACTAAGAGAAAAATCAGAAAGAAAGAAAATATATAA